Within Myxococcales bacterium, the genomic segment CCTGACGCCTCGTTGACAGCTTTTCGAAAGTCATCGGTCACACTCTTCCCCAAGGGGCTTTGCACCCACATGCCATCTTCACCGAGCTTTGCTCGAGCCAAACCCTTGCCGCCCATGCTCCCGACATACTTTTCGAGCTTTTCGATATCGGTTCGCGAGAGATTGGCTGCTGCCGGAACCACCATCGCTTTGATGATCTCTTTGGGTAGATCTTCGCGATATTCGCCCGATTTGAACTTGCCCACCATGGGTGCAATCAAGGGGAGGCCGCCTCCGTCATGCGCGATGGCGAGCTTCGTCAGATCCACTTGCTCAAGGGCAAATCGCACATCGGGTTTGTCGTTCCCAAAGCGCTGCATAGAATCCGCGTAGTCCATGCGCGGAAAGGCGCCGCTTGGATACACAGCATGTAAATCAATTCCGAGAGCCTCTTTAAAAACACGGAACATGAGGCCCTCGACGATCCTAAAGATGTCGTCTTGATTAACAAAACTCATTTCCAAATCGATTTGGGTAAATTCAGGCTGCCTGTCCAATCTTTGGTCTTCGTCGCGAAAGCACTTAACGATCTGAAAATAACGATCGAAACCGGCGATCATGAAAAGTTGCTTGAAAAGCTGAGGGCTTTCCGCCAAAGAGTAAAACTTTCCGGCATGGTGCCGGGAGGGAACGAGAAAGTTGCGGGCGCCTCCGGGCGTGTACTTCACAATGACCGGGGTTTCGAGTTCGAGGAATCCTGCGTCGCTTAGAAAGGCGCGCGTGCCCTGCGTAACGTTATGCCGTGTCTTAAAAACCTGTTGAAGGCGGGGTCGGCGCAGGTCGAGATAACGATACTCCAAACGCTTTTCCTCATTGGTTTCAATGGCGTCCGCGATCACAAAAGGCGGGGTCTCGCTTCGGTTAAAGACCACCACATCCAGGGCAAGTACTTCGATTTCGCCTGTGAGAAGTCGAGGGTTTCGCATGTGGCCGCGATCTCGGACCGTCCCCTGAACGCCTAAAACCCATTCCCCGCGTGCAGCATCCGCTATCTCAAAGGCCTCCTTATTGGATGTTGGATCGAACACCACTTGGGTGATGCCGTCCCGATCTCTGAGGTCGACGAAAATGCATCCCCCATGGTCGCGGCGCCCATCGACCCAGCCAAAAAGCACCACCGTTTGACC encodes:
- the aspS gene encoding aspartate--tRNA ligase, producing the protein MAKFIDELKRSHLCGELRKAHVGQTVVLFGWVDGRRDHGGCIFVDLRDRDGITQVVFDPTSNKEAFEIADAARGEWVLGVQGTVRDRGHMRNPRLLTGEIEVLALDVVVFNRSETPPFVIADAIETNEEKRLEYRYLDLRRPRLQQVFKTRHNVTQGTRAFLSDAGFLELETPVIVKYTPGGARNFLVPSRHHAGKFYSLAESPQLFKQLFMIAGFDRYFQIVKCFRDEDQRLDRQPEFTQIDLEMSFVNQDDIFRIVEGLMFRVFKEALGIDLHAVYPSGAFPRMDYADSMQRFGNDKPDVRFALEQVDLTKLAIAHDGGGLPLIAPMVGKFKSGEYREDLPKEIIKAMVVPAAANLSRTDIEKLEKYVGSMGGKGLARAKLGEDGMWVQSPLGKSVTDDFRKAVNEASGALPGDLLLFQFGQAAQVHTIMGNLRVHLGKKLGLIPEVGTAGQWKFLWVVNPPLFDFDQDRKRWVAAHHPFTKPHEDSVDLLQSDLGNVLCYRYDLVLNGFEIAGGSIRLHDPELQTKVFNAIGISDDEARAKFGFLLDALRFGAPPHGGIAIGMDRLVMLLTGAESLRDVIPFPKTQKANDLMTGAPDHVPTELLEELKIRPIS